In Deinococcus aestuarii, a single genomic region encodes these proteins:
- a CDS encoding molybdopterin-dependent oxidoreductase, translating into MDASTGKKAGQLPGARSLRNPRHCAEIAALWGCSPGDLPQPGRSARGLLNACGKPGGIEVLIVLGSNPVVSAAGTGQVCERLQALRHLIVIDCLPHETARLATLVLPGSMWCEEEGTTANLTGRGPRPITAPGAAREDWRILSFSAPWSS; encoded by the coding sequence GTGGACGCAAGCACGGGCAAGAAGGCAGGCCAGCTTCCCGGCGCCCGCAGCCTGCGCAATCCCAGGCACTGCGCCGAGATCGCCGCCCTGTGGGGCTGCTCGCCGGGCGACCTGCCCCAGCCCGGCCGAAGTGCCCGGGGGCTGCTGAATGCCTGCGGCAAGCCTGGCGGCATCGAGGTCCTGATCGTCCTGGGCTCGAACCCGGTCGTCAGCGCGGCGGGGACGGGGCAGGTCTGCGAACGCCTCCAGGCCCTGAGGCACCTCATCGTGATCGACTGCCTGCCGCATGAGACGGCGCGGCTCGCCACGCTCGTCCTCCCCGGCTCGATGTGGTGCGAGGAGGAGGGCACGACGGCCAACTTGACGGGCCGCGGGCCGCGCCCGATCACCGCCCCCGGCGCGGCCCGCGAGGACTGGCGCATCCTGTCCTTCTCAGCGCCGTGGTCTTCGTGA
- a CDS encoding IclR family transcriptional regulator produces the protein MPGPPLKPGAHSVQSVENVGRLLELFTVESPEIGVTQAARHLGMSKGGAHALLTALTHIGLLHRFVTGRYRLGFRVMALNTVLMSHTPWRRVAREEMTRLAGVTGETVLLAAFDGGQTICIDRVEGGASPVDTPVGGTLPPHATAPGKVILAHRPPEEVEGLSGAGLLHRHTPGTITSEDELLSDLARTRERGYALCIEEHVPGVCGVAAPIRNANAEVIAAISLSVPTRRFTRRKDSLATHLTAAAAETSRRIGHDHRPDSEDGLYWHTLDGQATLRRVPKRRARG, from the coding sequence GTGCCCGGGCCACCCCTGAAGCCCGGCGCCCACAGCGTCCAGTCGGTCGAGAACGTCGGGCGGCTGCTGGAGCTGTTCACCGTGGAGAGCCCGGAGATCGGCGTGACGCAGGCGGCCCGGCACCTGGGCATGTCCAAGGGCGGCGCCCACGCCCTGCTCACCGCCCTGACCCACATCGGCCTGCTGCACCGCTTCGTGACCGGGCGCTATCGCCTGGGTTTCCGGGTGATGGCGCTCAACACCGTGCTGATGTCGCACACCCCCTGGCGGCGCGTCGCCCGCGAGGAGATGACGCGCCTCGCGGGGGTCACGGGCGAGACCGTCCTCCTCGCCGCCTTCGACGGCGGGCAGACCATCTGCATCGACCGGGTGGAGGGGGGAGCCTCCCCCGTGGACACACCCGTCGGCGGCACCCTGCCCCCACACGCGACCGCGCCCGGCAAGGTAATCCTGGCCCACCGCCCCCCGGAGGAGGTCGAGGGGCTGAGCGGGGCCGGGCTGCTGCACCGCCACACGCCGGGCACGATCACCAGTGAGGACGAGCTGCTCTCCGACCTCGCCCGCACCCGCGAGCGGGGCTACGCCCTGTGCATCGAGGAGCATGTCCCCGGCGTGTGCGGCGTCGCCGCGCCCATCCGCAACGCCAACGCGGAGGTCATCGCGGCCATCAGCCTCTCGGTGCCCACGCGGCGCTTCACGCGGCGCAAGGACAGCCTCGCCACGCACCTCACCGCGGCGGCGGCGGAAACCTCGCGCCGCATCGGCCACGACCACCGCCCCGACTCCGAGGACGGCCTGTACTGGCACACCCTGGACGGTCAGGCCACCCTGCGCCGCGTCCCCAAGCGCAGGGCGAGGGGCTAG
- a CDS encoding IclR family transcriptional regulator domain-containing protein produces MPSATASPPPPAPLRDEELGGDLVQALARGLQVIRAFDARRPRLALADVARETGLTRATARRSLLTLHHLGYVAWDGKFFSLTPQVLTLGYAYLSSSPLPTVIQPALSRITERTQESCSACVLDGDEAVIVARAASPRILSADLGVGSRFPLSCTSVGRVLLAELSPAEQRAVLERTPPTPRTEYTVTDPEEVLALLRAALRDGYALADQELEIGLRSISVPVRGASGRVVAALTLSTQVGRVSAEELVGTYLPLLQHEAEGLRPLLSA; encoded by the coding sequence ATGCCTTCTGCCACGGCCAGCCCGCCCCCACCCGCTCCCCTCCGGGACGAGGAGCTCGGGGGGGACCTCGTTCAGGCGCTGGCGCGGGGTCTCCAGGTGATCCGGGCCTTCGACGCGCGGCGGCCCCGGCTGGCGCTGGCGGACGTGGCGCGGGAGACGGGGCTGACCCGGGCCACCGCCCGGCGCTCGCTGCTGACCCTGCACCACCTCGGGTACGTGGCGTGGGACGGCAAGTTCTTCTCGCTGACGCCCCAGGTGCTCACGCTGGGGTACGCCTACCTGTCCTCGTCGCCGCTGCCCACCGTGATCCAGCCCGCGCTCTCGCGCATCACCGAGCGCACCCAGGAGTCGTGTTCGGCCTGCGTCCTCGACGGCGACGAGGCGGTGATCGTGGCCCGCGCCGCCTCGCCGCGCATCCTCTCGGCCGACCTGGGGGTGGGCAGCCGCTTTCCGCTGTCGTGCACGTCGGTGGGCCGGGTGCTCCTCGCCGAACTCTCCCCCGCCGAGCAGCGCGCCGTCCTGGAGCGCACGCCGCCCACCCCCCGCACCGAGTACACGGTCACCGACCCGGAGGAGGTGCTCGCCCTGCTGCGCGCCGCCCTCCGGGACGGGTACGCCCTCGCCGACCAAGAGCTGGAGATCGGCCTGCGCTCGATCTCGGTGCCGGTGCGCGGCGCGTCGGGCCGGGTGGTCGCCGCCCTGACCCTCTCGACCCAGGTGGGCCGCGTCTCCGCCGAGGAGCTGGTGGGCACGTATCTCCCGCTCCTCCAGCACGAGGCCGAGGGGCTGCGGCCGCTGCTGAGCGCCTGA
- a CDS encoding shikimate dehydrogenase, protein MIPTHTAPDAPRLLTGLIGSGIGKSLSPALHEAEGDAHGRRCLYRLMDLDVLGLTPDALPELLRAAQVTGFGGLNITHPCKQRVIRHLDELSPEARALGAVNTVVFREGRRIGHNTDGWGFAQGFRRGLPDAALTHAVQLGAGGAGAAVAHAALGLGVERLTLFDRDRERAQALAARLGAQFPGRRVEAGESLEAAMREADGLIHATPTGMAAHPGLPLPAAWLRPGQWVAEVVYVPLETELLRVARARGCATVHGGYMAVYQAARAFELFSGLRPDLGRMLAHFERLIAPPAGVAGA, encoded by the coding sequence ATGATCCCGACCCACACGGCCCCCGACGCCCCCCGCCTCCTCACCGGCCTGATCGGCAGCGGCATCGGGAAGTCGCTCTCCCCCGCCCTGCACGAGGCGGAGGGAGACGCCCACGGACGGCGCTGCCTGTACCGCCTGATGGACCTCGACGTGCTGGGACTGACCCCGGACGCCCTGCCGGAACTCCTGCGCGCCGCCCAGGTCACCGGCTTCGGCGGCCTGAACATCACCCATCCCTGCAAGCAGCGGGTGATCCGGCATCTGGACGAGCTGTCCCCCGAGGCGCGGGCGCTGGGGGCGGTGAACACCGTCGTCTTCCGGGAAGGCCGGCGGATCGGCCACAACACCGACGGCTGGGGCTTTGCGCAGGGCTTCCGGCGCGGGTTGCCGGACGCGGCCCTCACGCACGCGGTCCAGCTCGGCGCGGGCGGGGCGGGGGCGGCGGTGGCGCACGCGGCGCTGGGGCTGGGGGTGGAGCGCCTGACCCTCTTCGACCGGGACCGGGAGCGGGCTCAGGCGCTCGCCGCCCGGCTCGGGGCCCAGTTTCCCGGGCGGCGGGTCGAGGCCGGGGAGAGCCTGGAGGCGGCCATGCGGGAGGCGGACGGCCTGATCCACGCCACGCCGACCGGCATGGCCGCGCACCCGGGCCTGCCCCTCCCGGCGGCGTGGCTGCGCCCGGGGCAGTGGGTGGCGGAGGTCGTGTACGTGCCGCTGGAGACCGAGCTGCTGAGGGTGGCCCGGGCGCGGGGGTGCGCCACCGTCCACGGCGGGTACATGGCCGTGTACCAGGCGGCCCGCGCCTTCGAGCTGTTCAGCGGCCTGCGGCCCGACCTGGGCCGGATGCTCGCGCACTTCGAGCGGCTGATCGCGCCCCCGGCGGGGGTGGCGGGCGCATGA
- a CDS encoding ParA family protein translates to MIRISLLSRKGGVGKTLCSMGLAQVLSERHRVAVLDLDPEGSARAWANDAGAQGSPLPFQVYGPVEAAMRLDAEYLIVDTPPNDPKTLAATAKVSDVILVPIQPGKGEIDRLEPTMDVLRDGHFKEGARLGLLLNYVEHDNLSAAMPQALEQLGYPMVAAIKKSVEYRRAFGSVIPSSLLTPFRQALSEVGIDA, encoded by the coding sequence GTGATAAGAATCAGCTTGCTGTCCCGGAAGGGCGGCGTGGGCAAGACGTTGTGCAGCATGGGGCTCGCCCAGGTGCTCTCCGAACGCCACCGCGTGGCGGTGCTGGACCTCGACCCGGAAGGGTCGGCGCGGGCCTGGGCCAACGACGCGGGCGCGCAGGGCTCACCGCTTCCCTTCCAGGTGTACGGCCCGGTGGAGGCGGCCATGCGGCTGGATGCCGAATACCTGATCGTCGATACGCCCCCCAACGATCCCAAAACCCTCGCGGCGACCGCCAAGGTGTCTGACGTGATTCTGGTGCCCATCCAACCGGGCAAGGGCGAGATCGACCGCCTTGAGCCCACGATGGACGTCTTGCGCGACGGTCATTTCAAGGAGGGCGCCCGCCTGGGCCTGCTGCTCAACTATGTCGAGCACGACAACCTCAGCGCCGCGATGCCGCAGGCGCTGGAGCAACTCGGTTACCCGATGGTCGCGGCCATCAAGAAGTCCGTCGAGTACCGCCGGGCCTTCGGGTCCGTGATCCCTTCTTCCCTGCTCACCCCGTTTCGCCAGGCGCTGTCGGAGGTGGGCATCGATGCCTAA
- a CDS encoding tripartite tricarboxylate transporter permease, with protein MTDLFSWQALVALILGSLFGAVFGAIPGLTATLALSLFVPLALFLDPSLVLPAVIGISTAAIFAGDIGSITVKIPGTAASAAYSDEINRMGKGSMGFAMGVATLPSAVGAIIGVAILMAGAGVLAQFAKQFSSFEYFWLAVLGLVAGVFATQGKLVKGALSLGIGVLLSTMGLDPTLGFARFTFGSPELLSGVNYVVALIGLFGIAELLEQAYKGVVKTQAVATPEELSAQRRRLGHDYWVRPTRLMLRQKGAMVRSSLVGTAVGFLPGAGADLAAWLSSSLERMRSRKAHMTPAERSNLEEVVVLAGTTSNNAAVAGAWIPAMALGIPGDTLTAIVLGVFLIAGITPGPQLFTQNRDLVNQIYLAFAVASALLMPIMGLLAAYGAGYITRIPFRLLMGFILGLTVVGAYAINNNPFDIWAMLAMGLFGFLLKRGGFPLAQVVLGMVLGPLLEQNFMVSVIKVHWNLASFFERPVALILMLATLLVIVFGVRMNRLYRQSAAGPAPDVDRPVGSA; from the coding sequence ATGACGGACCTCTTCAGTTGGCAGGCCCTCGTCGCCCTGATCCTGGGCAGCCTGTTCGGCGCCGTGTTCGGGGCGATCCCCGGCCTGACGGCCACGCTGGCGCTGAGCCTCTTCGTGCCGCTGGCGCTCTTTCTCGACCCCAGCCTCGTGCTGCCCGCCGTGATCGGGATTTCCACGGCGGCGATCTTCGCGGGGGACATCGGCTCGATCACGGTGAAGATTCCCGGCACCGCCGCCTCGGCGGCCTACAGCGACGAGATCAACCGCATGGGCAAGGGCAGCATGGGCTTTGCGATGGGGGTGGCGACCCTGCCCTCGGCGGTCGGGGCGATCATCGGCGTGGCGATCCTGATGGCCGGGGCGGGGGTGCTCGCGCAGTTCGCCAAGCAGTTTTCCTCGTTCGAGTACTTCTGGCTCGCCGTGCTGGGGCTGGTGGCGGGCGTGTTCGCCACCCAGGGCAAGCTGGTCAAGGGCGCGCTCTCGCTCGGCATCGGCGTCTTGCTCTCGACGATGGGCCTGGACCCCACCCTGGGCTTCGCGCGCTTCACCTTCGGCTCGCCGGAGCTGCTCAGCGGCGTGAACTACGTGGTCGCCCTGATCGGCCTCTTCGGCATCGCCGAGCTGCTGGAGCAGGCGTACAAGGGCGTGGTGAAGACCCAGGCGGTCGCCACGCCGGAGGAACTGAGCGCCCAGCGCCGCCGCCTCGGGCACGACTACTGGGTGCGGCCCACCCGGCTGATGCTGCGGCAAAAGGGCGCGATGGTGCGCTCCTCGCTCGTGGGCACGGCGGTCGGCTTCCTGCCGGGGGCGGGGGCGGACCTCGCCGCGTGGCTGTCGAGCAGCCTGGAGCGGATGCGCAGCCGCAAGGCCCACATGACGCCCGCCGAGCGGTCGAATCTCGAGGAGGTCGTCGTGCTGGCGGGCACCACGTCCAACAACGCCGCCGTGGCGGGGGCCTGGATTCCGGCGATGGCGCTCGGCATTCCGGGCGACACCCTGACCGCCATCGTGCTCGGCGTGTTCCTGATCGCCGGGATCACGCCGGGGCCGCAACTGTTCACCCAAAACCGCGACCTCGTGAACCAGATCTACCTCGCCTTCGCGGTCGCCAGCGCCCTGCTGATGCCGATCATGGGCCTGCTCGCGGCGTACGGGGCCGGGTACATCACCCGCATCCCCTTCCGGCTGCTGATGGGCTTCATCCTGGGGCTGACGGTGGTGGGGGCGTACGCCATCAACAACAACCCCTTCGACATCTGGGCGATGCTGGCCATGGGACTGTTCGGCTTCCTGCTCAAGCGGGGCGGCTTTCCGCTCGCGCAGGTCGTGCTCGGCATGGTCCTCGGGCCGCTGCTGGAGCAGAACTTCATGGTCAGCGTGATCAAGGTCCACTGGAACCTGGCGAGCTTTTTCGAGCGCCCGGTCGCCCTGATCCTGATGCTCGCCACCCTGCTCGTGATCGTCTTCGGCGTGCGGATGAACCGCCTCTACCGCCAGTCCGCGGCGGGCCCGGCGCCGGACGTGGACCGCCCGGTGGGTTCGGCCTAG
- a CDS encoding tripartite tricarboxylate transporter substrate binding protein encodes MKNVLPLALTTLALGSLAAAQNFPTKGLNFIVPWSPGGSADLTSRALASAMSRPLGENVTVVSRTGGGGAIGHLAISQARPTGYDIGMGTLEMVIPAWSKQSGLTIDNFTPISLVSVNPAAITVAKNSPFKTVGELVAFVKANPGKLKASGTAKGGSWDMARAGFLQTIGVKDSALPWVPAQGSAAAIQELLAGGVDVITVSASEVNNLLKSGEVRTLAVMADRRLPDHRDIPTLRESGINWSFGSFLSVVGPRRLSADVVTRIDAAVKAGMQEPEFRKFMTNAGFGMNYLNPAQFRLFLNQQAAKMRQVQAFIDADK; translated from the coding sequence ATGAAGAACGTGCTGCCGCTCGCCCTGACCACCCTCGCCCTCGGTTCGCTTGCCGCCGCGCAGAATTTCCCCACGAAGGGGCTGAACTTCATCGTGCCGTGGTCGCCGGGCGGGTCGGCCGACCTGACCTCGCGGGCGCTGGCGTCGGCGATGAGCCGGCCGCTGGGGGAAAACGTGACGGTCGTGAGCCGCACCGGGGGCGGCGGGGCCATCGGGCACCTCGCCATCTCACAGGCCAGGCCCACCGGCTACGACATCGGCATGGGCACGCTGGAGATGGTGATTCCCGCGTGGAGCAAGCAGTCGGGCCTGACCATCGACAACTTCACGCCGATCAGCCTCGTGAGCGTCAACCCGGCGGCGATCACGGTCGCCAAAAACTCGCCCTTCAAGACGGTGGGCGAGCTGGTGGCGTTCGTCAAGGCCAATCCCGGCAAGCTCAAGGCGTCGGGCACGGCCAAGGGCGGAAGCTGGGACATGGCGCGGGCGGGCTTTCTCCAGACCATCGGCGTCAAGGACAGCGCCTTGCCGTGGGTGCCCGCGCAGGGCAGCGCCGCCGCCATTCAGGAACTCCTCGCGGGCGGCGTGGACGTGATCACGGTGAGCGCGTCGGAGGTCAACAACCTCCTCAAGAGCGGCGAGGTACGCACCCTGGCGGTGATGGCCGACCGGCGGCTGCCCGACCACCGGGACATCCCCACCCTCAGGGAGTCCGGCATCAACTGGTCGTTCGGCTCCTTTCTCTCGGTCGTGGGACCCCGCCGCCTCTCCGCCGACGTGGTGACGAGGATCGACGCGGCGGTCAAGGCCGGGATGCAGGAGCCCGAGTTCAGGAAATTCATGACGAACGCGGGCTTCGGCATGAACTACCTCAACCCCGCCCAGTTCCGCCTCTTCCTGAACCAGCAGGCCGCCAAGATGCGGCAGGTGCAGGCCTTTATCGACGCCGACAAGTAG
- a CDS encoding tripartite tricarboxylate transporter TctB family protein, giving the protein MEQQEHPYWELGLSLFLIFVGIAVWVLSASFPRLDDGTPGPSLFPRLIGAGMVIGGTVLVFSAVGDLRGRVATLPFVESRAGLLKVVATVAITAAVPFVMPFITLVGGAALAAVLFALLIGTDLPRALGVGLVTAVMVYGVFGRLLGVPLT; this is encoded by the coding sequence ATGGAACAGCAGGAACACCCCTACTGGGAACTGGGCCTCAGCCTCTTCTTGATATTCGTCGGGATCGCCGTCTGGGTGCTCAGCGCCTCCTTTCCGCGCCTCGACGACGGCACGCCTGGTCCCTCGCTCTTTCCCCGGCTGATCGGCGCCGGAATGGTGATCGGCGGGACCGTGCTGGTCTTCTCGGCCGTGGGGGACCTGCGCGGCCGCGTCGCCACGCTGCCCTTCGTGGAGTCGCGCGCCGGGCTGCTCAAGGTGGTCGCCACGGTCGCCATCACGGCGGCGGTGCCCTTCGTGATGCCGTTCATCACGCTGGTGGGGGGGGCCGCCCTCGCCGCCGTCCTCTTCGCCCTCCTGATCGGGACGGACCTGCCGCGCGCCCTGGGGGTCGGCCTCGTGACCGCCGTGATGGTCTACGGCGTCTTCGGCAGGCTGCTGGGAGTGCCCCTGACATGA
- a CDS encoding S8 family peptidase, with protein MRVNPKAIAVLGLTCLLAACGGNGGGGTPSQPVSSISGLILAPGALGSSAQAGELTRETPPDWATHESWWTDPAAARARREARGVAADGSVPGEFIVKRRGSLSAQALATLRVGDTSLRLERPLGLPGVGLYRVTSGGGADVAAVVQGLAARADVEYAQPNAYVQALRTPNDTYFPFQWDAQAMRLPAAWDGTTGKAVTVAVVDTGIVNHPDLAGRILPGLDMVQDVNDSGDGDGTDLNPTDEGGDTGYHGSHVAGTIAAASNNGAGIAGVSWGAKILPIRVLGTSGGGTLDDIIIGTFWAAGGTVEGLPANPNPAQVVNLSLGGKRACSQVEQDLFGALANAGVIAVVAAGNEDDNAGGYAPASCGNVITVGATGPDGKRAPYSNYGARVDVMAPGGNTELLLEIGGKRIPGGILSTVADTDDAGRLVATYGIMEGTSMAAPHVAGLVALMKGEQPGLTTAQALARLKATSTPLSSADCGVSGGCGAGLVNAAAALSTSGGTPTPAPTPAPTPTPVGQVQTFVAALYRLSSGYDESRSHAATVHQDTLRKTYTLGELEPGRYNVAAWQDLDGDEEVDDGEPFGLYYDAVNKTFDVTVDNVARKIIGIDIDMQPYSASASGQAAPFARSSGPLDALRAAAEARTASR; from the coding sequence ATGCGTGTGAACCCCAAGGCGATTGCGGTGCTCGGCCTGACCTGTCTTCTTGCGGCGTGCGGCGGCAATGGCGGCGGGGGGACGCCCTCGCAGCCGGTCAGCTCCATCTCGGGCCTGATCCTGGCGCCCGGGGCGCTGGGGTCCTCGGCCCAGGCGGGTGAGCTGACCCGGGAGACTCCCCCCGACTGGGCCACTCATGAATCGTGGTGGACCGACCCGGCGGCGGCGCGGGCGAGGCGGGAGGCGCGCGGGGTGGCCGCCGACGGGTCCGTTCCCGGCGAGTTCATCGTCAAGCGGCGCGGTTCGCTGAGCGCGCAGGCCCTCGCCACGCTCCGGGTCGGGGACACCTCGCTGCGGCTGGAGCGCCCGCTCGGGCTGCCGGGCGTGGGGCTGTACCGGGTGACCTCGGGCGGGGGGGCGGACGTGGCGGCCGTCGTGCAGGGGCTCGCCGCCCGCGCCGACGTGGAGTACGCCCAGCCCAACGCCTACGTGCAGGCGCTGCGCACCCCCAACGACACGTACTTCCCGTTCCAGTGGGACGCTCAGGCGATGCGCCTTCCGGCGGCGTGGGACGGGACCACCGGCAAGGCGGTCACGGTAGCGGTGGTGGACACGGGGATCGTGAACCACCCCGACCTCGCGGGCCGCATCCTGCCGGGCCTCGACATGGTGCAGGACGTGAACGACTCCGGCGACGGCGACGGGACCGACCTCAACCCCACCGACGAGGGCGGGGACACGGGCTACCACGGCTCGCACGTGGCGGGCACCATCGCCGCCGCGAGCAACAACGGGGCCGGCATCGCGGGCGTGAGCTGGGGGGCGAAGATCCTGCCCATCCGCGTGCTGGGCACCTCGGGGGGCGGAACCCTCGACGACATCATCATCGGCACCTTCTGGGCGGCGGGCGGCACGGTCGAGGGCCTGCCCGCGAATCCCAATCCGGCGCAGGTCGTCAACCTCAGTCTGGGGGGCAAGCGTGCGTGCAGCCAGGTCGAGCAGGACCTGTTCGGCGCCCTGGCGAACGCGGGCGTGATCGCCGTGGTGGCGGCGGGCAACGAGGACGACAACGCGGGCGGTTACGCCCCGGCGAGCTGCGGCAACGTGATCACCGTGGGCGCGACCGGCCCCGACGGCAAGCGGGCGCCCTACTCCAACTACGGGGCGCGCGTCGACGTGATGGCGCCGGGCGGCAACACCGAGCTGCTGCTGGAGATCGGCGGCAAGCGGATTCCCGGCGGCATCCTCAGCACCGTGGCCGACACGGACGACGCCGGGCGGCTCGTCGCCACCTACGGAATCATGGAGGGCACCTCGATGGCCGCCCCCCACGTCGCGGGTCTGGTGGCCCTGATGAAGGGCGAGCAGCCGGGCCTGACCACCGCCCAGGCGCTCGCCCGCCTCAAGGCCACGAGCACGCCGCTGAGCAGTGCGGACTGCGGCGTGTCCGGTGGGTGCGGCGCCGGGCTGGTGAACGCGGCGGCGGCCCTGAGCACGTCGGGCGGCACGCCCACCCCGGCCCCCACGCCCGCGCCGACGCCCACCCCCGTGGGTCAGGTCCAGACGTTCGTCGCGGCCCTCTACCGCCTGTCCAGCGGCTACGACGAGAGCCGCAGCCACGCCGCCACGGTGCACCAGGACACGCTGCGCAAGACCTACACGCTCGGGGAACTGGAGCCGGGCCGCTACAACGTGGCCGCGTGGCAGGACCTCGACGGTGACGAGGAGGTGGACGACGGCGAACCCTTCGGCCTCTACTACGACGCCGTGAACAAGACCTTCGACGTGACCGTCGATAACGTCGCCCGCAAGATCATCGGCATCGACATCGACATGCAGCCCTACAGCGCGTCGGCCTCGGGTCAGGCCGCGCCCTTCGCCCGGTCCTCCGGCCCGCTGGACGCCCTCAGGGCGGCGGCAGAGGCCCGCACGGCGTCCCGCTGA
- a CDS encoding bifunctional sugar phosphate isomerase/epimerase/4-hydroxyphenylpyruvate dioxygenase family protein has translation MTPAPRGPFRKSIATVSLSGTLPEKMRAAADIGFGGIEVFEQDLLNHRGTPAEVRRLAADLGLEITLFQPFRDFEAMPDAYRQRGLDRAERKFDLMEQLGAPMVLVCSNVQDLAQDDPERAAADLREMAGRAHARGLKVGYEALAWGRHVNRWRQAWEIVRRADHPALGLILDSFHTLAVGDTLEGLAETVPPGKLFFAQLADSPRKSMDVLSWSRHHRNFPGQGDLDVAGFTRDLVRAGYTGPLSLEVFNDEFRAASASLIAHDGLRSLLWVEAEAGATSLPAPPEFRGYEFLEFAVDPAGARGLARRLEALGFACTGHHRSKAVTLHEQGDIHLTLNSEPDSHAADFFQGHGPSVCAVGLRVDDVDRALARARALLCSEWEERTGAGESRLPALRAPDGMLFCLVDDALAAEVYHTDFRRTARPPRGAGLRGVDHVAQALPPDRLGSFVLFYRTVFGLEPEPLHELPDPYGLVSSRALVSRDRRVSFPLNVSESRRTATGRFVNALSGAGVHHIAFTTDDLRQTAAALDPGAAELLDIPGNYYDDLGVRFLLPDEELLTLRHLNLLYDQDGAGQFRQVYTNTFEDRFFFEVVQRDGYLGFGAANAPVRMNALSTRHERDRAGGALRG, from the coding sequence ATGACCCCGGCCCCACGCGGACCCTTCCGGAAGTCCATCGCCACGGTGTCCCTGAGCGGCACCCTGCCGGAAAAGATGCGGGCGGCGGCGGACATCGGCTTCGGCGGCATCGAGGTCTTCGAGCAGGACCTTCTCAACCACCGGGGCACGCCCGCCGAGGTGCGGCGGCTCGCGGCCGACCTGGGCCTGGAGATCACCCTCTTCCAGCCCTTCCGCGATTTCGAGGCGATGCCGGACGCCTACCGTCAGCGGGGTCTCGACCGGGCCGAGCGCAAGTTCGACCTGATGGAGCAGCTCGGGGCGCCGATGGTGCTCGTGTGCAGCAACGTGCAAGACCTCGCGCAAGACGACCCGGAGCGCGCCGCCGCCGACCTGCGTGAGATGGCGGGGCGGGCCCACGCGCGCGGCCTGAAGGTGGGCTACGAGGCGCTGGCGTGGGGGCGGCACGTCAACCGCTGGCGCCAGGCCTGGGAGATCGTGCGCCGGGCCGACCACCCCGCGCTGGGGCTGATCCTCGACTCCTTCCACACGCTCGCGGTGGGGGACACGCTGGAGGGGCTGGCGGAGACGGTGCCGCCGGGAAAGCTGTTTTTCGCGCAGCTCGCCGACAGCCCGCGCAAGAGCATGGACGTGCTGTCGTGGAGCCGCCATCACCGCAACTTCCCGGGGCAGGGGGACCTCGACGTGGCGGGCTTTACCCGCGACCTCGTGCGGGCGGGGTACACGGGGCCCCTGTCGCTGGAGGTCTTCAACGACGAGTTCCGCGCGGCGTCGGCATCCCTGATCGCGCACGACGGCCTGCGGTCGCTGCTGTGGGTGGAGGCCGAGGCGGGGGCGACGAGCCTGCCCGCCCCGCCCGAGTTCCGGGGCTACGAGTTTCTGGAGTTCGCGGTGGACCCGGCGGGCGCGCGGGGACTGGCGCGGCGGCTGGAGGCGCTGGGGTTCGCGTGCACCGGGCACCACCGCTCCAAGGCCGTCACGCTGCACGAACAGGGCGACATCCACCTCACCCTGAACAGCGAGCCCGACAGCCACGCCGCCGACTTCTTCCAGGGCCACGGGCCCTCGGTGTGCGCCGTCGGATTGCGGGTGGACGACGTGGACCGGGCCCTGGCGCGGGCGCGCGCCCTGCTGTGCTCCGAATGGGAAGAGCGCACGGGCGCGGGCGAGTCGCGCCTCCCCGCCCTGCGCGCGCCCGACGGGATGCTCTTTTGCCTGGTGGACGACGCGCTGGCCGCCGAGGTGTACCACACCGACTTTCGCCGCACGGCGAGGCCGCCCCGGGGCGCCGGGCTGCGCGGGGTGGACCACGTGGCGCAGGCGCTGCCGCCCGACCGCCTGGGGAGCTTCGTGCTCTTCTACCGCACGGTGTTCGGCCTGGAGCCGGAGCCGCTGCACGAACTGCCCGACCCCTACGGCCTGGTGAGCAGCCGGGCCCTGGTGAGCCGGGACCGGCGGGTGAGCTTTCCCCTCAACGTCTCCGAGAGTCGGCGCACCGCCACGGGCCGCTTCGTGAACGCGCTCTCGGGCGCGGGCGTGCACCATATCGCCTTCACCACGGACGACCTGCGGCAGACGGCCGCGGCGCTCGACCCGGGGGCCGCCGAACTGCTCGACATCCCCGGCAACTACTACGACGACCTCGGCGTGCGCTTCCTGCTGCCGGACGAGGAGCTCCTGACCCTGCGCCACCTGAACCTGCTGTACGACCAAGACGGCGCGGGGCAGTTTCGGCAGGTGTATACCAACACCTTCGAGGACCGCTTCTTCTTCGAGGTCGTGCAGCGCGACGGCTACCTGGGCTTCGGCGCGGCGAACGCCCCCGTGCGGATGAACGCCCTGAGCACCCGCCACGAGCGGGACCGGGCCGGGGGGGCCCTGCGCGGATGA